In the Moraxella osloensis genome, one interval contains:
- a CDS encoding 5-formyltetrahydrofolate cyclo-ligase, protein MMYYEWLKYSPLPIHHRYESMNAHHLRKQLRQQRLCLSKRHRNRAAYQARRGLNRLQHPALTGKNVKIGIFADAFGEMPTQPLMDWARQRGYRIYLPVVTGKHQPLVFIEFTQKTWRQSHLPKHPLGMRQPEKGKMLKASELNVLFMPLVAADKIGNRMGMGGGYYDRTLAKAKSKPLKIGWAYDFQLVDKLDSNPWDIKLDALITPSKLWLFRRYLVESSHAKK, encoded by the coding sequence ATGATGTATTATGAATGGCTTAAATATAGTCCATTACCAATCCATCATCGCTATGAATCTATGAATGCTCATCACTTGCGTAAACAGTTACGTCAACAACGTCTATGCTTATCCAAGCGCCACCGTAATCGTGCGGCTTATCAAGCACGACGAGGTTTAAACCGACTACAGCATCCTGCTTTAACTGGCAAAAATGTCAAAATCGGGATTTTTGCAGATGCCTTTGGGGAAATGCCTACCCAACCGCTGATGGATTGGGCAAGACAGCGCGGCTATCGTATTTATTTACCTGTCGTCACTGGCAAACATCAGCCGCTTGTATTTATCGAGTTTACTCAAAAAACTTGGCGACAATCTCACCTACCCAAACACCCACTAGGTATGCGCCAACCTGAGAAAGGAAAAATGCTTAAAGCGTCTGAGCTTAATGTATTATTTATGCCACTAGTGGCAGCGGATAAAATTGGCAATCGTATGGGTATGGGTGGCGGTTACTATGACCGCACCTTAGCCAAGGCTAAAAGCAAACCGCTTAAAATTGGCTGGGCTTATGATTTTCAATTGGTTGACAAACTTGACAGCAATCCTTGGGATATCAAGCTTGATGCCCTCATCACGCCTAGTAAACTATGGTTATTTAGACGCTATTTGGTGGAATCCTCCCATGCAAAAAAATGA
- a CDS encoding AraC family transcriptional regulator, translating to MDALSMLLEDIHLYQTQYHYIHATGEWSFELDKKDCIVFYLITTGGISIKVDDVYRNAHARDVVMVPGGKKHLICGVGQSDIPSIDIAPLLSNQTVETIHLGKPAIHSKGDEPAQTTEMVAIVCHYDREITRPLLSALPKILPESESNDEQKMIMLDLGVKFLALESEQNRLGKITIINRIASILMIECVRNYIEDLPEATDNWLKAVKDPYLAKALAVMHDRPETNWTIHKLAEVAGMSRSSFAEHFREVVGVPPLTYLTDYRLRLAARYLRLQENSISRISELVGYASDSTFSQAFKRVYKMSPRKYRQSFRTEGVHFADSLSEQ from the coding sequence ATGGATGCACTCAGTATGTTGCTTGAAGATATACATTTGTATCAAACTCAGTATCATTATATACACGCCACTGGGGAGTGGTCGTTTGAGTTAGATAAAAAAGATTGTATCGTGTTTTATTTGATTACCACAGGTGGGATTAGTATTAAGGTCGATGATGTATATCGCAACGCACACGCGCGCGATGTGGTCATGGTGCCCGGCGGCAAAAAACACCTTATTTGTGGTGTTGGGCAATCTGATATCCCATCAATTGACATTGCCCCGTTATTAAGCAACCAGACTGTTGAAACTATCCACTTGGGTAAACCCGCCATTCATAGCAAAGGTGATGAGCCAGCGCAAACAACTGAAATGGTCGCGATTGTGTGCCATTACGATCGAGAAATTACGCGCCCGTTACTAAGCGCTTTACCAAAAATTTTGCCAGAAAGCGAATCAAACGATGAGCAAAAAATGATTATGCTTGATTTGGGTGTCAAATTTTTGGCATTAGAGTCTGAGCAGAACCGACTTGGCAAAATAACCATTATCAATCGTATCGCCAGTATTTTGATGATTGAGTGTGTACGCAACTATATTGAGGATTTGCCCGAAGCGACGGATAATTGGCTAAAAGCGGTGAAAGATCCTTACCTTGCAAAAGCGTTGGCAGTCATGCATGATCGACCCGAGACCAATTGGACCATTCATAAGTTAGCTGAAGTCGCCGGGATGTCACGCAGTAGTTTTGCTGAGCATTTTCGTGAAGTGGTGGGGGTGCCGCCGTTAACTTATTTAACCGACTATCGACTTCGTCTTGCGGCGCGGTATTTACGGCTACAAGAAAATAGCATCAGCCGTATCAGTGAGTTAGTGGGTTATGCCTCCGATAGTACCTTTAGCCAAGCATTCAAACGCGTCTATAAAATGTCACCAAGAAAATACCGCCAGTCGTTTCGAACCGAGGGTGTGCATTTTGCTGACAGCTTGAGCGAGCAATAA
- a CDS encoding helix-turn-helix domain-containing protein, which translates to MPKIYNQDLRDRAVNHWQKTGNKSKTARLFEINRNTLDDWIKLYQEQGNTKPKPFAPVGVKHIITDLVAFEDYVNAQEFDTAKQLREQYLKDHPDINISYNAFLQTLRRIKWSFKKRPRSLSKPTH; encoded by the coding sequence ATGCCCAAAATATACAACCAAGACTTACGAGACAGAGCCGTCAACCACTGGCAAAAGACAGGCAACAAAAGCAAAACAGCCAGGCTATTTGAAATCAACCGCAACACCCTTGATGACTGGATAAAGCTCTATCAAGAACAAGGGAATACCAAGCCAAAACCCTTTGCACCTGTTGGCGTAAAACACATTATCACTGACCTCGTCGCCTTTGAGGACTACGTTAACGCTCAGGAATTCGACACCGCAAAACAGCTTAGAGAACAATACTTAAAAGACCATCCTGATATCAATATTTCCTATAACGCCTTTTTACAAACCTTACGTCGAATCAAATGGAGTTTTAAAAAAAGACCCCGCTCTTTAAGCAAGCCGACTCACTAA
- the lon gene encoding endopeptidase La: MQDDVLMTNPESSESQEFTTLPLLALRDVVVYPQMQIALFVGRAPSVKAVELAQNEFDNKVLVVAQKDSLSEDIDASNLFEYGTVCRVVNTMPHENDENCIKVLIEGLYRAKLVDIQDSNEEEAVLLADFEKAPITVNMTAKTQKSHKEALVTLFSKYAENRLRNSRELIRVAERITQLEELVYFIATRVSLNLSIKQNFLEVDDLTAHIKALSDYLIQQSAEHNIEQELQEAVRRQMENNQREYFLNEKMKAIKSELSDLHEERGENYEDDDIAELEKRLAEADLPEAVRKKAENEFRKLKTMPAASSESSVVRNYVEWILDTPWNKTSDVSIDLNKAHDVLDTDHYGLQDVKDRILEFLAVQSRVDTLKGPILCLVGPPGVGKTSLGESIARATGREFIRMALGGVRDEAEIRGHRRTYIGAMPGKIVQSLSKVGVKNPLFLLDEIDKMAQDFRGDPASALLEVLDPSQNHSFNDHYLDMDLDLSQVMFICTANSMDIPPALLDRMEVIRLPGYTEDEKISIADKYLVPKAIKQNGLSDTEIDITDEALKAIVQRYTREAGVRNLEREINKIARKVVKQNVESSGKDKAEDKTAAHKLTVDSSNVADYLGVYQFDYGLAEQEPEVGRVTGLAWTQVGGELLTIEAVAVQGKGELNFTGSLGDVMKESIRAAMTVVRARADSLGVSYDKLKGTDIHVHMPEGATPKDGPSAGIALTLALASAMTGIAIRPDIAMTGEVTLRGKVLRIGGLKEKLLAAHRGGIKHVLIPKSNERDLVDIPDNVKQGLSIQPVETIDEVFKAALVSQPVALKPNQLPVDASDISLKS, translated from the coding sequence ATGCAAGATGATGTTTTAATGACAAATCCAGAATCATCTGAGTCGCAAGAATTCACGACGCTACCATTGTTAGCTTTACGTGATGTTGTGGTGTATCCACAAATGCAAATTGCTTTATTTGTGGGTCGCGCACCTTCAGTTAAAGCAGTCGAGCTTGCGCAAAACGAATTCGACAATAAAGTATTGGTGGTGGCACAAAAAGACTCACTATCTGAAGACATTGATGCCAGTAATCTATTTGAATATGGTACGGTGTGCCGTGTCGTTAATACCATGCCACATGAAAATGACGAAAATTGCATCAAAGTGCTGATTGAAGGTCTATACCGTGCCAAATTGGTCGACATTCAAGACAGCAATGAGGAAGAAGCGGTATTACTGGCCGATTTTGAAAAAGCGCCCATCACCGTGAATATGACGGCTAAAACGCAGAAATCGCACAAAGAAGCGCTAGTTACTTTGTTTAGCAAATATGCAGAAAATCGCTTACGTAACTCACGCGAGTTAATTCGTGTGGCTGAGCGCATCACCCAACTTGAAGAGTTGGTATATTTCATTGCGACGCGTGTCTCACTCAATTTATCGATTAAACAAAACTTTTTGGAAGTCGATGATTTGACTGCGCATATCAAAGCGTTGTCAGACTATTTGATTCAGCAAAGTGCTGAGCACAATATCGAGCAAGAATTACAAGAAGCGGTCCGTCGCCAGATGGAAAACAACCAGCGCGAGTATTTCTTAAATGAAAAAATGAAAGCGATAAAATCTGAGCTTTCTGACCTTCATGAAGAACGCGGTGAAAATTATGAAGATGACGACATTGCTGAGCTAGAAAAACGTTTAGCCGAAGCCGATTTGCCAGAAGCGGTGCGTAAAAAAGCAGAAAATGAGTTTCGTAAACTCAAAACCATGCCTGCCGCCTCTTCTGAGTCATCGGTCGTACGTAACTATGTCGAGTGGATTTTAGATACGCCTTGGAACAAAACCAGTGATGTCTCAATCGACCTCAATAAAGCCCATGACGTGCTTGACACGGACCATTATGGGTTACAAGACGTGAAAGACCGTATCTTGGAGTTCTTGGCAGTGCAATCTCGCGTGGATACCTTAAAAGGTCCGATTCTCTGCTTGGTAGGTCCGCCTGGCGTGGGTAAAACATCCTTAGGTGAATCCATTGCTCGTGCCACAGGTCGTGAGTTTATCCGTATGGCATTGGGCGGTGTGCGAGATGAAGCTGAAATCCGTGGACACCGACGTACCTATATCGGTGCTATGCCAGGTAAAATCGTACAATCACTCTCAAAAGTGGGCGTGAAAAATCCGCTATTCTTACTCGATGAAATCGATAAAATGGCGCAAGATTTTCGTGGTGACCCTGCTTCAGCGCTGCTTGAAGTGTTAGACCCATCGCAAAATCATAGCTTTAACGACCACTACTTGGATATGGATTTAGACTTATCACAAGTGATGTTTATCTGTACCGCCAATAGTATGGATATTCCGCCTGCATTACTTGACCGTATGGAAGTGATTCGTCTACCAGGTTATACCGAAGATGAAAAAATCAGCATCGCGGATAAATACTTAGTACCAAAAGCCATCAAGCAAAACGGCTTAAGTGATACTGAAATTGATATCACCGATGAAGCACTTAAAGCGATTGTACAGCGTTATACCCGTGAAGCAGGTGTGCGTAACCTTGAACGTGAAATCAACAAAATCGCCCGCAAAGTGGTGAAACAAAATGTTGAATCATCGGGCAAAGATAAAGCGGAAGATAAAACCGCGGCACACAAATTAACAGTCGATAGTTCAAATGTCGCTGATTACTTGGGTGTATACCAATTCGATTATGGCTTGGCGGAGCAAGAACCTGAAGTTGGCCGTGTCACAGGTTTGGCTTGGACACAAGTCGGTGGTGAGCTGTTGACCATTGAAGCAGTTGCGGTGCAAGGTAAAGGTGAACTGAATTTTACAGGTTCACTAGGTGATGTGATGAAAGAGTCAATTCGTGCGGCGATGACGGTGGTTCGTGCCCGTGCTGATAGCTTAGGCGTCAGCTATGATAAGCTCAAAGGCACAGATATCCACGTGCATATGCCAGAAGGTGCGACCCCCAAAGACGGTCCATCCGCCGGTATTGCGTTAACGCTTGCGTTAGCCTCTGCGATGACGGGTATTGCTATTCGCCCCGATATTGCCATGACAGGCGAAGTGACTTTGCGTGGCAAAGTGCTGCGTATCGGTGGCTTGAAAGAAAAACTGCTTGCAGCGCATCGTGGCGGTATCAAACACGTGTTGATTCCAAAATCCAATGAGCGTGACTTGGTTGATATTCCTGATAATGTCAAACAGGGCTTAAGCATCCAGCCAGTAGAAACGATTGATGAAGTATTTAAAGCGGCGTTGGTATCACAGCCTGTGGCGCTAAAACCCAATCAATTGCCAGTCGATGCCAGTGATATTAGTTTAAAAAGCTAG
- a CDS encoding MFS transporter has product MKFSASQSSQSNIHPAANASQMPVATAPSKALIVTVVIAILLLAINMRAPIIGFGAVAKLVQQDLGLTTKTIGLIGTIPVMAFASSSFVAPMLSRRIGLENTLILATSLLAIGIFVRVAHPQLGFLLAGTVLLSLAISLGNVLIPAVIKKYTPNHIGLVMGSYSMFLSVFAGFASGIAMWLVSLSNWQFALGVWGWVSVTAVAAWLMVAHLRLRQKISTHDAQVINQAVAEAGQPSRKSVWKIPMAWWISAFMGLQSLLYYTLASFLPSLLIDKGLSKAQAGNVGMVFQLVAFPSILLLTKWVSSQWNLRTLALLAAVGNLVGIFGFGFLPLQGWVWVWSIASGFGCGVIFTLCMMIFTLKSKDSQQAAELSGMAQTVGYSIAITGPIVTGWLKDLSHTWTLSMGFLTILMAINCVFSWLATQNKAIE; this is encoded by the coding sequence ATGAAATTCTCAGCGTCGCAATCGAGCCAGTCGAATATTCACCCGGCTGCTAATGCGTCTCAGATGCCGGTGGCGACTGCCCCGAGCAAGGCATTGATTGTCACGGTAGTCATTGCCATTTTACTGCTCGCTATCAATATGCGCGCGCCGATTATTGGATTTGGTGCGGTAGCAAAACTGGTTCAGCAGGATTTGGGGTTAACGACCAAAACCATTGGTTTGATTGGTACGATTCCTGTCATGGCATTTGCATCGAGTTCGTTTGTTGCGCCTATGCTGTCACGGCGTATTGGCTTAGAAAATACCCTGATTTTGGCAACCAGTTTGCTTGCTATCGGTATCTTTGTGCGAGTGGCGCATCCGCAATTAGGGTTTTTGCTAGCGGGCACAGTACTGCTATCGTTGGCGATTTCACTCGGCAATGTGTTAATCCCTGCCGTCATCAAAAAATACACCCCCAATCACATTGGGCTTGTGATGGGAAGCTATTCGATGTTTTTGTCGGTGTTTGCTGGCTTTGCGTCAGGCATTGCGATGTGGCTTGTCAGCTTGTCCAATTGGCAATTTGCACTGGGGGTATGGGGCTGGGTCTCTGTGACAGCGGTGGCGGCTTGGCTAATGGTTGCTCATTTGCGGTTACGGCAAAAAATTAGCACCCATGATGCTCAAGTCATTAATCAAGCGGTTGCCGAAGCAGGACAACCAAGCCGAAAATCAGTCTGGAAAATCCCGATGGCGTGGTGGATTAGTGCGTTTATGGGTTTGCAATCACTACTTTATTATACGCTCGCCAGTTTTTTACCGTCGTTACTCATTGATAAAGGGCTGAGCAAAGCGCAAGCAGGCAACGTGGGCATGGTGTTTCAATTGGTCGCTTTTCCTTCGATTTTACTGTTGACCAAATGGGTCTCTAGCCAGTGGAATTTACGCACGTTAGCGTTACTTGCCGCAGTGGGAAACTTGGTGGGTATATTTGGCTTTGGGTTTTTGCCCTTACAAGGCTGGGTATGGGTTTGGAGTATTGCATCAGGCTTTGGATGTGGGGTGATTTTTACCTTATGTATGATGATTTTTACCTTAAAATCAAAGGATAGCCAACAAGCCGCTGAACTATCGGGGATGGCACAAACCGTGGGTTATAGCATCGCCATAACCGGTCCGATTGTGACAGGGTGGCTTAAAGACTTGAGTCATACTTGGACACTATCGATGGGGTTTTTAACTATTTTGATGGCGATTAATTGTGTGTTTAGTTGGTTGGCAACGCAAAACAAAGCGATTGAATAG
- a CDS encoding IS630 family transposase codes for MLGLLLLTLSLTADNILFMDETGFYQRQYYTRSWSPIGKPCYAKIDANKGKRLNLMGAMRLNDFKLIAPVTFEGGCNRVIVENWLHTLGQSLPKDDKGNYPKRVLVLDNARFHHGGDLKKIAELYNIELTYLPPYSPELNPIEQLWAVIKQKVRLTLSKFDTLKDCVESCLV; via the coding sequence ATGCTAGGCTTACTGCTATTAACCTTGAGCCTTACCGCTGACAACATCCTATTTATGGATGAAACAGGATTTTATCAAAGGCAATATTACACCCGCAGTTGGTCGCCTATTGGCAAGCCTTGTTATGCCAAAATCGATGCCAATAAGGGTAAACGCTTAAACTTAATGGGAGCCATGCGATTAAATGACTTTAAACTCATCGCACCTGTTACCTTTGAAGGTGGTTGTAACCGTGTGATAGTTGAAAACTGGCTACACACGTTGGGGCAATCTTTGCCAAAAGATGATAAGGGCAATTATCCAAAACGTGTATTGGTGTTGGATAATGCCAGATTTCATCATGGTGGCGATTTAAAGAAAATTGCGGAACTTTATAATATTGAACTGACGTACTTACCGCCTTACTCACCTGAACTTAATCCGATTGAGCAGTTGTGGGCAGTCATCAAGCAAAAGGTTCGTTTAACGCTAAGCAAGTTTGATACGCTTAAGGATTGTGTTGAAAGTTGCCTGGTATAA
- a CDS encoding ferritin, which produces MSNDKRISDTMEQALNKQMMEEATQAQAYIALGSWAEVNNYRGIADFFYKHSAEERNHMFKFLAYINERGGEAKIEAIPAPRDNPVSLETCIEDVWQHELENTKKIYALVDQAMAERDWATFNFLQWFVKEQIEEEALINNLRDKFALASKDKADNQNFYELDKDMASAPQEGDLPRETSLE; this is translated from the coding sequence ATGTCAAACGATAAACGTATTTCAGACACCATGGAACAAGCGTTAAACAAGCAAATGATGGAAGAAGCCACACAAGCGCAGGCATATATTGCGCTAGGCAGCTGGGCGGAAGTGAACAATTACCGAGGTATTGCAGATTTTTTCTACAAGCATTCGGCTGAAGAACGTAACCATATGTTCAAATTTTTAGCTTACATCAATGAGCGTGGTGGCGAAGCTAAAATTGAAGCGATTCCCGCACCGCGTGATAACCCTGTCAGTCTTGAAACCTGTATCGAAGACGTCTGGCAACATGAGTTAGAAAATACAAAAAAAATCTATGCACTGGTGGACCAAGCCATGGCAGAGCGCGATTGGGCAACGTTTAATTTCTTACAATGGTTTGTCAAAGAACAAATCGAAGAAGAAGCGTTAATCAATAACCTACGTGATAAATTTGCCTTGGCATCAAAAGATAAGGCAGATAACCAAAACTTCTATGAGTTAGATAAAGACATGGCATCAGCCCCTCAAGAAGGTGATTTGCCGCGTGAAACATCGCTGGAATAA
- the hisC gene encoding histidinol-phosphate transaminase, with translation MVDTLTSNADATPEINTRLWSTLIRNLTPYTPGEQPKHDNLCKLNTNENPFPPSPKVAEAIAQVLLNQADSLKRYPAPESDELRAVMAQVYQVAPNQIFVGNGSDEVLAHIFACFFVKDRSVLTPDIGYSFYPVYADTFHVNLVTIALKADFSIDVDDYRRPCSGIIIANPNAPTGVLLPLADIEKLLQEHRNAVIVIDEAYIDFADTPNASAVSLIDKYDNLVVTQTFSKSRSLAGLRVGMAFANHSLIEALNRYKNSFNSYPLDRLAQAGAVASLQDNDYFVACNQKVIALRHDVTQALTQLGFTVLPSQANFVFAKPPASMGETIQVFEKLRAQGVIVRHFNKPKISSYLRITIGTAEQNQRLLDTLTNLV, from the coding sequence ATGGTGGATACGCTTACTTCAAACGCAGATGCAACGCCCGAAATTAACACTCGACTATGGAGCACCTTGATTCGCAACCTAACGCCCTATACACCGGGTGAACAGCCCAAGCATGACAATCTGTGTAAACTAAATACTAATGAAAACCCTTTTCCACCCTCCCCCAAAGTCGCTGAAGCCATCGCACAAGTTTTGCTCAATCAAGCCGATAGTTTAAAGCGCTACCCCGCCCCAGAATCAGATGAACTACGTGCGGTGATGGCACAAGTTTATCAAGTAGCCCCCAATCAAATTTTTGTCGGTAATGGCTCTGATGAAGTTTTGGCGCATATTTTTGCTTGTTTTTTTGTCAAAGACCGCTCGGTATTAACCCCTGATATTGGTTATAGTTTTTATCCTGTGTATGCCGATACTTTCCACGTGAATTTGGTGACCATTGCGCTCAAAGCCGATTTTAGCATTGATGTCGATGACTATCGCCGCCCTTGCAGTGGCATTATTATTGCCAATCCCAATGCGCCAACTGGGGTACTTTTGCCGCTGGCGGATATCGAAAAACTCCTACAAGAACATCGCAATGCGGTCATTGTAATTGATGAAGCGTATATTGATTTTGCAGACACCCCCAATGCCTCTGCGGTCAGTTTGATTGATAAATATGATAATTTGGTGGTAACCCAAACCTTTTCAAAGTCTCGCTCATTAGCAGGGCTACGTGTCGGCATGGCGTTTGCCAATCACTCCCTGATTGAAGCATTAAATCGGTATAAAAATAGTTTTAACAGCTATCCCCTAGATCGCCTTGCCCAAGCAGGCGCAGTTGCTAGCTTGCAAGATAACGATTATTTTGTTGCCTGCAACCAAAAAGTCATTGCACTACGCCATGATGTCACGCAAGCTTTGACCCAATTAGGCTTTACTGTCTTGCCTTCACAAGCCAATTTTGTGTTTGCCAAACCACCTGCTTCAATGGGGGAAACTATACAGGTATTTGAAAAACTGCGGGCGCAAGGGGTGATTGTTCGCCATTTTAACAAACCAAAAATTAGCAGTTATTTGCGTATCACCATCGGTACAGCAGAACAAAATCAGCGATTACTAGATACCTTAACAAATTTGGTTTGA
- a CDS encoding anthranilate synthase component I family protein, with the protein MPSLQHLAPSELITLLQQFNTTNNHAIYPIWLNNEGQNVIGLLPKTIFEIHSQNQLTQKQRQNCSFDDFGYCDTVINTGADTAANVATNRAAKAIDIGELTAALEAYQHQQLSSKQSVIQHTTNVGYQEGLMGFISYDLSAHHLANANHVQASASHGEASYLTPNQPQLFLGHYDIYLTFENNHWQLHATTQEAIEQMDVIQHWLTQTLTVENKPVVNPIMLQPIWQTSDYENAFYKVRDYLTAGDCYQINLTQCWQGELSNQQLVDYLPNLHHSTNAPFAGYLGLNNFELLSCSPELFFTFDRNGQGEHTIITKPIKGTRPRGQSVAADQANKNELASSEKDIAENVMIVDLLRNDLGKYAKTGTVKVPKLFDIESFSNVHHMVSTITATLKDDISPWTVLFESLPAGSITGTPKKRAVEIINELEAKPRGAYCGTMGYLNFDGTGQWNVLIRTLQASNSNVSLWAGGGITIASDCDAEYQECFDKIGNLLKILHQ; encoded by the coding sequence ATGCCAAGTTTACAACATCTTGCGCCCTCTGAACTTATCACCCTGTTACAGCAGTTTAATACGACAAATAATCATGCAATCTATCCGATTTGGCTCAATAACGAGGGTCAAAATGTTATTGGTTTATTGCCCAAAACAATTTTTGAAATACATTCTCAAAATCAGCTTACCCAAAAGCAACGTCAAAATTGCTCATTCGATGATTTTGGTTACTGTGATACTGTGATTAACACTGGTGCCGATACTGCGGCTAATGTTGCCACTAATAGGGCAGCTAAGGCTATTGATATTGGCGAACTAACGGCTGCGCTTGAGGCTTATCAACATCAGCAGCTATCATCTAAGCAGTCTGTTATCCAACATACCACTAATGTGGGCTACCAAGAGGGCTTGATGGGGTTTATTAGCTACGATTTATCAGCGCATCATTTAGCAAATGCAAACCATGTGCAAGCAAGTGCAAGTCACGGGGAAGCCAGTTACTTAACGCCCAATCAGCCGCAGCTATTTTTGGGACATTATGATATTTATTTGACCTTTGAAAATAATCATTGGCAACTACATGCAACCACGCAAGAAGCCATTGAGCAAATGGATGTGATTCAACATTGGCTGACGCAAACGTTAACCGTTGAAAATAAGCCTGTTGTCAACCCTATAATGCTGCAGCCAATTTGGCAAACCAGCGATTATGAAAACGCCTTTTACAAAGTCCGAGACTACCTAACAGCAGGCGATTGCTACCAAATTAATTTAACCCAATGCTGGCAAGGTGAGTTGTCCAATCAGCAGTTGGTGGATTATCTGCCAAACTTGCATCACTCGACTAACGCCCCGTTTGCAGGCTATCTTGGGTTAAACAATTTTGAACTACTAAGCTGCTCACCTGAGCTATTTTTTACGTTTGACAGAAATGGGCAAGGCGAACACACTATTATCACCAAACCGATAAAAGGCACACGCCCTCGCGGACAAAGCGTAGCCGCTGACCAAGCCAATAAAAATGAGCTTGCCAGCAGCGAAAAAGACATCGCCGAAAATGTCATGATTGTCGATTTGCTGCGCAATGATTTGGGCAAATATGCTAAGACTGGGACGGTAAAAGTCCCAAAACTGTTTGATATCGAAAGTTTTAGCAATGTGCACCATATGGTGAGCACCATCACCGCCACACTCAAAGATGACATTAGCCCTTGGACGGTATTGTTTGAAAGTCTGCCCGCTGGCTCGATTACCGGTACACCCAAAAAGCGCGCGGTAGAAATTATCAATGAATTGGAAGCCAAACCGCGCGGGGCTTACTGTGGTACCATGGGGTATCTCAATTTTGATGGCACAGGGCAATGGAATGTGCTAATTCGTACGCTACAAGCTTCAAATAGTAATGTCAGTCTGTGGGCAGGCGGCGGCATCACGATTGCGTCAGACTGTGACGCAGAATACCAAGAATGTTTTGATAAAATAGGAAATTTACTAAAAATATTACACCAGTAA